One genomic segment of Bombina bombina isolate aBomBom1 chromosome 4, aBomBom1.pri, whole genome shotgun sequence includes these proteins:
- the LOC128657520 gene encoding 60S ribosomal protein L27a-like, with product MGLKQVNNYGALFLVAVDMPTKLRKTRKLRRHVSHGHGHISKQRKHPGGHGKAGGMHHHRINFDKFHPGYFGKVGMRHFHLKKNQYFCPAINLYKLWTPISEQTRLNHAKNPNGPAPVIDAVHGGYYKVLGKDRLPKQPVIVKTKFFSQSRTLVVLTVLVA from the coding sequence ATGGGTCTAAAACAAGTTAACAATTATGGGGCTCTTTTCCTTGTAGCTGTCGACATGCCTACTAAACTAAGGAAGACCAGGAAGTTACGCAGACATGTCAGTCATGGTCATGGCCATATTAGCAAACAAAGGAAGCATCCTGGTGGTCATGGTAAGGCTGGTGGCATGCACCACCATAGAATCAACTTCGATAAATTCCACCCTGGGTACTTTGGAAAAGTTGGTATGAGGCATTTCCATCTGAAAAAGAATCAGTACTTCTGTCCCGCTATTAACCTGTATAAACTATGGACACCTATTAGTGAGCAGACCAGACTGAACCATGCCAAGAACCCTAATGGTCCTGCACCAGTCATTGACGCTGTGCACGGGGGTTACTACAAGGTGTTGGGAAAAGACAGACTCCCCAAGCAGCCTGTGATTGTGAAAACCAAATTCTTCAGCCAATCAAGAACGTTGGTGGTGCTAACTGTTCTGGTTGCATAA